A stretch of Henckelia pumila isolate YLH828 chromosome 4, ASM3356847v2, whole genome shotgun sequence DNA encodes these proteins:
- the LOC140861487 gene encoding uncharacterized protein translates to MRNQGRQQYNPYSNTYNPGWNNHLNLSWKYADLTVNKSKLVEQKPSFEEIMMKYVAGTETRLQNQEAMLQRLETQMAQIATKLSARPEGSLPSNTIQNPRDVNAIIVVTRAQHEESKNSDNGKNMERTKSSAVKEDTHGAEHSDMTCKKKKDVLAQMPNYAKFLKDLLKNKKNLYDITQVTMNEECLVVLQNKRPRKFQDTGSFSIPCQIGSLSFEDRLGISNIEPANISLKFADGSIKYPRGVVENVLVKIDKFIYPIDFVILDMDENCEVPLILGSPFLAMSRALIDVEKGELVLRMNAEHVVFHMLKSASDNPHSNSYSAMNFVDVFEEFFDKNLQSATVTPKDAAEEEYEEDSFDQRSIFKRSVDEQVKKEDAEVENLSRRKNQIGKEARTQGRKSKETATATR, encoded by the exons ATGAgaaatcaagggagacagcagtacaatccTTACAGCAATACTTATAATCCTGGCTGGAACAATCATCTGAATCTCTCATGGAAATATGCAGATCTCACCGTCAACAAATCCAAGCTAGTTGAGCAGAAACcatcctttgaagaaattatgatgaAGTATGTAGCGGGTACTGAGACTCGCTTGCAAAATCAAGAAGCAATGCTGCAGAGGTTGGAAACACAAATGGCTCAGATAGCGACAAAATTGTCAGCCAGGCCAGAAGGGTCGTTGCCTAGCAATACAATCCAGAATCCAAGGGATGTAAATGCAATTATAGTGGTGACAAGGGCACAACATGAGGAGTCAAAGAATAGTGACAATGGGAAGAACATGGAGAGGACAAAATCTTCAGCAGTCAAGGAGGACACGCATGGTGCAGAACATTCTGACATGACATGTAAGAaaaagaaag ATgttttagctcagatgccgaattATGCCAAATTTCTGAaggacttgctgaaaaataaaaagaatttgTATGATATAACGCAAGTCACAATGAACGAGGAGTGTTTGGTTGTGCTGCAAAACAAGCGCCCACGCAAATTTCAGGACACAGGAAGTTTTTCTATACCTTGTCAAATAGGGAGTTTGTCATTTGAGGAT AGGTTGGGTATAAGCAACATTGAACCGGCaaatatttctcttaaatttgctgatggatccATAAAATACCCAAGAGGAGTTGTGGAAAATGTTTTAGTCAAGATAGACAAATTCATTTATCCtatagattttgttattcttgacatggatgaaaATTGTGAAGTTCCTCTGATTTTAGGGAGTCCTTTCTTAGCTATGAGTAGAGCATTAATTGACGTGGAAAAGGGCGAATTAGTTCTAAGGATGAATGCTGAGCACGTCGTATTTCATATGCTTAAATCGGCTAGCGATAATCCTCACTCCAATTCTTACTCTGCTATGAATTTTGTAGATGTGTTTGAAGAATTTTTTGATAAAAATTTGCAG TCTGCTACTGTCACCCCAAAAGATGCTGCCGAGGAGGAATATGAAGAGGATTCTTTTGACCagaggagt atttttaagCGATCAGTAGATGAACAAGTGAAGAAGGAGGATGCTGAGGTTGAAAATCTGTCAAGGAGAAAGAATCAAATAGGCAAAGAGGCGAGGACTCAGGGCAGAAAG AGCAAAGAAACTGCAActgcaactcgataa